A single Haloplasma contractile SSD-17B DNA region contains:
- a CDS encoding aldo/keto reductase, with product MKKVNMKPDVNNSLLGFGCMRFPTTEEGKIDREQSIEMLDCSYQNGLNHFDTAAPYHGGESEEFMGDYLKKYSRDSFTVSTKLPVWEVKEYDDFEKILDRQLNKLQLEYIDFYLLHALNKDTWKNIVHHDVFKFIKEAQAKGKFKYIGFSFHDDLDLFKEIANSYDWDFSLMQLNYMDQDHQQGMTGYEMMTERNIPVWVMEPIKGGKLANLADDLRDKLDNVTPGDHPAKWALRWCASLPNVKLILSGMSTLEQVKQNCDTFSSLEPLNQDEQAIIEEVRVEITNRLKVDCTACNYCMPCPEDINIPHNFTLFNESYMYNNKKMAENSYQSMSLEKQAISCIACGKCLEQCPQKIDIPAQMQNVADYFA from the coding sequence ATGAAGAAAGTAAATATGAAACCTGATGTTAATAATTCATTACTTGGATTTGGTTGCATGCGATTTCCTACTACTGAGGAAGGTAAAATCGATCGAGAACAATCTATAGAAATGTTAGACTGTTCGTATCAAAACGGTCTCAACCATTTTGATACCGCTGCTCCTTATCATGGGGGAGAAAGCGAAGAGTTTATGGGTGACTATTTAAAAAAATATTCGCGTGACTCATTCACAGTATCCACTAAATTACCCGTTTGGGAAGTAAAAGAGTACGATGACTTCGAAAAAATATTAGATCGTCAATTAAATAAGTTACAACTTGAATACATCGATTTTTACTTATTACATGCCTTAAATAAAGATACATGGAAAAACATTGTCCATCATGATGTATTTAAATTCATTAAAGAGGCTCAGGCAAAAGGAAAGTTTAAATATATCGGCTTTTCTTTCCACGATGACCTAGACCTTTTTAAAGAAATCGCTAATTCATATGACTGGGATTTCAGCCTAATGCAACTCAACTATATGGATCAGGACCACCAACAGGGGATGACAGGCTATGAAATGATGACTGAACGAAATATTCCTGTATGGGTGATGGAACCAATTAAAGGTGGAAAACTCGCCAATTTAGCCGACGACCTTCGTGATAAATTAGACAATGTTACACCAGGTGACCACCCTGCTAAATGGGCGTTACGTTGGTGTGCATCATTACCAAATGTTAAATTGATTTTAAGTGGCATGTCAACATTAGAGCAGGTCAAGCAAAACTGCGATACATTTAGTTCACTAGAACCACTTAATCAAGACGAACAGGCGATCATAGAAGAAGTGCGTGTAGAAATTACAAACCGTTTAAAAGTAGATTGTACTGCATGTAACTACTGCATGCCTTGCCCTGAAGACATTAACATACCACACAACTTCACACTATTCAACGAATCCTATATGTATAACAACAAAAAAATGGCAGAGAACTCCTATCAGTCCATGTCACTAGAGAAACAAGCAATTAGCTGCATTGCCTGTGGAAAATGCTTAGAACAGTGTCCACAAAAAATAGATATTCCAGCCCAAATGCAAAACGTAGCCGACTATTTTGCCTAA
- the dnaB gene encoding replicative DNA helicase → MAQSVPHNIEAEQSILGAIFLDNRLMTKVSDLVHMEDFYQVRNQLLYGAMVDLHEQNKPIDVTTITTILKDRNQYIEVGGTDYILEIAEVVPTTANIESYVEIVREKSVARKLIDTANSIAQDTMGNQTALEDLLDDAERKIMDVARNRRTSHFKEIKNVVEDVFKNIQENAESSNEVVGLKTGFKKFDELTLGIHRQDLFILAARPAMGKTALVLNLAKNVVKYNNNEGVAIFSLEMGADQLVYRMLTAEAQIDAQELRKGKLDSDMVAALMVAKKQLASYKIYIDDTPGVKIGELRAKCRRLSQEGNLGMVVIDYLQLLAGSGKYGSNRQQEVSEISRTLKEIARELEVPVIACAQLSRQVESREDKRPIMSDLRESGSIEQDADIVSFLYRDDYYNENSERPGQVDIIFAKHRHGPTGTVSLFFNKQYSSFADIDDSYMMPPMNQ, encoded by the coding sequence ATGGCACAATCAGTACCGCATAATATTGAGGCAGAACAGTCAATATTAGGGGCGATTTTTTTAGATAACCGCCTAATGACTAAAGTTTCTGACCTTGTGCATATGGAGGATTTTTATCAAGTTCGAAACCAGCTTCTATACGGGGCAATGGTTGATCTACATGAACAAAACAAGCCAATCGATGTAACGACAATCACAACTATTTTAAAGGATCGAAATCAGTACATAGAGGTTGGGGGAACAGATTATATTTTAGAAATAGCAGAAGTTGTTCCGACGACTGCCAATATCGAGTCCTATGTTGAAATTGTTCGAGAAAAATCAGTAGCACGTAAGCTAATCGATACTGCAAATAGCATTGCGCAGGATACAATGGGGAATCAAACTGCACTTGAGGACTTACTCGACGATGCAGAGCGTAAGATCATGGATGTAGCTCGAAACCGCCGAACCTCTCATTTTAAAGAAATTAAAAATGTTGTAGAAGATGTGTTTAAAAACATTCAGGAAAATGCAGAATCAAGTAACGAGGTCGTTGGCCTAAAAACAGGATTTAAGAAGTTTGATGAACTAACATTAGGGATTCATAGACAGGATTTATTTATTCTTGCAGCACGTCCTGCGATGGGGAAAACAGCTCTTGTACTGAATCTCGCTAAAAACGTGGTTAAATACAATAATAATGAGGGAGTTGCCATCTTCAGTTTAGAGATGGGTGCCGACCAGCTCGTATACCGTATGCTAACGGCTGAGGCTCAAATTGATGCCCAGGAATTACGTAAGGGTAAACTCGATTCTGATATGGTTGCAGCCTTGATGGTTGCTAAAAAACAGCTTGCTTCGTATAAAATCTATATCGATGATACGCCAGGTGTTAAAATCGGTGAACTTCGTGCTAAGTGTCGTAGACTAAGTCAAGAAGGAAACTTAGGTATGGTTGTTATTGACTACTTACAGTTATTAGCAGGTAGTGGTAAGTATGGAAGTAACCGTCAACAAGAGGTATCTGAGATATCGCGTACCTTAAAAGAAATTGCGCGTGAATTAGAAGTACCAGTTATTGCTTGTGCCCAGTTATCACGTCAGGTTGAGTCAAGAGAGGACAAGCGTCCAATTATGTCTGACCTACGTGAATCAGGAAGTATCGAGCAGGATGCGGATATCGTATCCTTCCTATACCGAGATGATTACTATAATGAAAACTCAGAACGACCAGGGCAAGTGGATATAATCTTCGCAAAGCACCGTCATGGACCAACAGGTACAGTATCCTTATTCTTTAACAAGCAATACAGTTCATTTGCTGATATTGACGACTCGTATATGATGCCACCGATGAATCAATAG
- the rpsF gene encoding 30S ribosomal protein S6: MRKYEIMYIIRPTVEEDSRKALVENFNKVLTDNNAEVEVKDWGMRSLAYEIDDLRKGHYILLNVKANTEAIDEFDRLARINEDIIRYIVVKDE, translated from the coding sequence ATGAGAAAATACGAAATTATGTACATTATCCGTCCGACAGTAGAGGAAGATTCACGTAAAGCTTTAGTTGAAAATTTCAATAAAGTTTTAACTGATAACAATGCTGAAGTTGAGGTTAAAGATTGGGGTATGCGTTCATTAGCATACGAAATCGATGATCTACGTAAAGGTCACTACATTTTATTAAATGTAAAAGCTAATACAGAAGCAATTGATGAATTCGACCGTCTAGCTCGTATCAACGAGGACATCATTCGATACATCGTTGTAAAGGATGAGTAA
- the rplI gene encoding 50S ribosomal protein L9, with the protein MKVILLKDVKGKGKKSEVIEVPNGYANFLINSKKATQATDANVKKLEDEKQAKIDKENERLEESKQLKEEIEAKEVTIKVKVGEDGRTFGSVSTKNIVHEFMRQHKIRLDKRKMKLDHPIKALGYRKVPISLHQDVEAIIKVHVVSK; encoded by the coding sequence ATGAAGGTCATACTACTTAAGGATGTAAAGGGAAAAGGAAAAAAAAGTGAGGTTATTGAGGTACCCAATGGGTATGCAAACTTCTTAATTAACTCTAAGAAGGCAACTCAAGCGACTGATGCAAACGTGAAGAAGCTAGAAGATGAAAAACAGGCAAAAATAGACAAAGAAAATGAGCGTCTAGAAGAAAGCAAACAGTTAAAAGAAGAAATAGAGGCTAAAGAAGTAACCATTAAGGTGAAAGTTGGGGAAGATGGTCGTACATTCGGTTCTGTAAGTACGAAGAATATCGTTCATGAATTTATGAGACAGCATAAGATTAGGCTGGATAAGCGTAAGATGAAGTTAGATCACCCGATCAAAGCATTAGGGTATAGAAAGGTTCCAATTTCACTTCATCAAGACGTAGAGGCAATAATAAAGGTACACGTTGTTTCTAAATAA
- a CDS encoding single-stranded DNA-binding protein produces MINKVVLVGRLTKDPDLKYSGSGTPVVRFTLAVNRTFTNQNGQREADFINCVSFRRQAENVNRFVRKGSLVGVEGRIQTGSYEAQDGSRRYTTDVICDSVQFLESRNSQSETVDVQNTYNNNNNYNQGQNNQGFNQNRGQQPRNNANMGQGQAPNQQQQKKNNNIDDDPYFSGVGNVDISEDDLPF; encoded by the coding sequence ATGATTAATAAAGTAGTACTAGTCGGAAGACTGACAAAGGACCCAGATTTAAAGTATTCAGGATCTGGAACACCAGTTGTTAGATTTACACTTGCGGTAAATCGTACATTTACAAATCAAAATGGACAGCGTGAAGCTGACTTTATAAACTGTGTATCGTTTAGAAGACAGGCCGAGAACGTTAACCGATTCGTAAGAAAAGGTAGTTTAGTAGGAGTCGAAGGTCGTATTCAGACTGGATCTTATGAGGCACAAGATGGTTCTAGACGTTATACAACTGACGTTATTTGTGATTCCGTGCAATTCTTAGAATCACGAAATTCACAGTCAGAAACCGTTGATGTTCAAAATACATACAATAATAATAACAACTACAATCAAGGACAGAACAATCAAGGGTTTAATCAAAATCGCGGGCAACAACCGCGTAATAATGCGAATATGGGACAAGGACAAGCTCCTAATCAACAACAACAAAAGAAAAATAACAACATTGATGATGACCCATATTTTAGCGGAGTAGGAAATGTAGACATTTCTGAAGATGACTTACCATTTTAA
- the rpsR gene encoding 30S ribosomal protein S18 codes for MAYNRRRGGRRRRKVCYFTENKIKKIDFKDIDLLKRFVSDRGKILPRRVTGTSAKYQRELTKAIKKARHMALLPFSRD; via the coding sequence ATGGCTTATAATCGTAGAAGAGGCGGACGCCGTCGTCGTAAAGTATGTTACTTTACTGAAAATAAAATTAAAAAAATCGATTTCAAAGATATCGATTTATTAAAGCGTTTTGTATCAGATCGTGGAAAGATTTTACCACGTCGTGTTACAGGTACATCAGCTAAGTACCAACGTGAATTAACTAAAGCTATTAAAAAAGCTCGTCACATGGCTTTACTGCCATTTTCAAGAGACTAA
- a CDS encoding MATE family efflux transporter, translating into MKKTSYDLTRGNITKGLLAVATPVILTSFAQMFYNMTDIIFLGKFSKEAVSSAGLGGFYVWMAAAVFLLGKIGTEIKVSQSIGKDNYDLARSYARSGVQLQIILSILYGAVVYVMAKELIDFFKVEDTTVIENAIIYLRYMSIGFIFYCLNPVLSGAMNGTGKTVAPFVISASGLLFNIVLDYILIIRLGYGVEGAAFATVVSQGLVTLIFLIYFTYNKYSILHKAKILTHIEPDKMYTILKLGTIVAIHSALFTAISMWVSRIVSGYGADAIAVQKVGSQIESLSWRTASGIQTALAAFVGQNYGAKRYKRIVRGYRSAMTFMGIYGLIITVGMFVFAAPLFNLFMDYKETTRMGVDYLQILAASQVFMIIEMTTAGAFNGLSKTSPPAIISIVFNALRIPGAIILTWYMGLNGIWLAISISSVFKGVLLLTWFILYLKRKRHEWDREEEEAHQEEMSIEEAYFGETIKV; encoded by the coding sequence ATGAAGAAAACAAGTTATGATTTAACGAGGGGAAACATTACAAAGGGATTATTAGCAGTTGCAACTCCTGTAATCCTGACATCATTTGCGCAGATGTTTTATAACATGACAGATATTATTTTTCTAGGAAAGTTCAGTAAGGAAGCAGTATCATCTGCAGGATTAGGTGGCTTTTATGTGTGGATGGCTGCAGCTGTATTCTTACTAGGTAAAATTGGTACTGAAATAAAGGTGTCGCAGAGTATAGGGAAAGATAATTACGACCTAGCAAGGTCTTATGCTAGAAGTGGTGTTCAACTACAAATCATACTATCAATCCTGTATGGGGCTGTTGTATATGTAATGGCTAAAGAGTTAATTGATTTTTTTAAAGTAGAAGATACGACCGTTATAGAGAATGCCATCATCTATTTAAGGTATATGTCTATTGGATTTATATTTTATTGTCTAAATCCAGTTTTATCTGGTGCTATGAATGGAACGGGTAAAACAGTAGCCCCTTTTGTCATTAGTGCATCAGGACTATTGTTTAACATAGTTCTAGATTATATATTAATTATTCGATTAGGATATGGTGTCGAAGGTGCGGCTTTTGCAACAGTAGTGTCACAGGGACTAGTAACCTTAATCTTTCTGATTTATTTTACATATAATAAATATAGTATTTTACACAAAGCAAAAATACTAACTCATATTGAACCAGACAAAATGTATACTATACTAAAACTAGGAACAATTGTCGCGATTCATAGTGCGTTGTTTACAGCAATCTCTATGTGGGTATCGCGTATAGTATCTGGGTATGGAGCCGATGCTATTGCAGTACAAAAAGTAGGGTCACAGATCGAGTCCTTATCATGGCGAACGGCAAGCGGGATACAAACAGCACTTGCCGCCTTTGTAGGGCAGAATTATGGGGCTAAACGGTATAAGCGCATCGTACGAGGATACCGCTCGGCTATGACATTTATGGGCATTTACGGCTTAATTATTACAGTTGGTATGTTTGTCTTTGCAGCTCCATTATTCAATTTGTTCATGGATTATAAAGAAACAACTAGAATGGGAGTAGATTACCTACAAATCCTAGCAGCCTCACAGGTATTTATGATTATTGAAATGACGACAGCTGGAGCATTTAATGGATTAAGTAAGACATCACCACCGGCGATTATTAGTATTGTATTCAATGCGTTAAGAATACCGGGAGCGATCATCTTAACCTGGTACATGGGACTTAACGGGATCTGGTTAGCCATATCAATATCCTCTGTGTTTAAAGGGGTATTACTTCTAACTTGGTTCATATTATACTTAAAGCGTAAGCGTCATGAATGGGATCGAGAAGAGGAAGAAGCGCATCAAGAAGAAATGTCTATAGAAGAAGCATACTTTGGCGAGACTATAAAAGTATAA
- a CDS encoding DHH family phosphoesterase has translation MEQYLNRKMMLLILPYLFLIVVLVAAIIDPSTILMIVLTILVLTTIAMHITFYIKFYTHENKTKEISDLTYRVKKIGAHAFNRFPIAIISYTDDHKVDWANFNAKSIFGEKIAKKHLNKICPSLYEKLSATDYTAEIHEQIYDVVNYHDKRLLYLVNVTSRQAAINEFYAKRLAVGYLNIDNYEDAVSELNEQKRSILNGTLNTFVMGWAKSEQIYAKSYSDAKYMLVLEYQKLLDVMHKKFEVLNRIKRISDKFDVTLTLSIGIACNEHNPYQMSEKALEILDLTQNRGGDQAAVQIDDQDIRFFGGKSNMVEKRNKVRARVVATELDELIEDASNVIVMPHKIPDTDAFGAATGVLNIVNRKGKDCFIVDDIRERDKTLDKVFSYLQENDSNILRSVVTPQIAMEICNKHTLLIVVDTQNPDLVVEQKLLSKAGTLVVIDHHRRGKRYIESPDLIYTETYASSTAELITEIIEYYPQKVVIPDITATCMLAGIVVDTNNFTYRTGSRTFDAASYLRKHGANTLEVQTMLRESYEEHLIRAELFEKVELTPYDMAIVVAEDMEDLTKIKLAQTADWLLMIENVKASFVIGKIEGNVVGISSRSFGEVNVQLIMEKLGGGGHLNNAATQLENITPFEARNLLVAKIEEYIEEVGNNEGHTT, from the coding sequence ATGGAACAATATTTAAACAGAAAAATGATGTTATTAATACTTCCTTATCTATTCCTAATCGTGGTGTTAGTAGCAGCTATTATAGACCCGTCGACAATACTGATGATTGTCCTAACGATTCTCGTCTTAACAACTATTGCGATGCATATCACATTCTATATAAAGTTTTATACACATGAAAATAAGACGAAGGAAATTAGTGATCTTACTTATCGAGTTAAGAAAATTGGAGCCCATGCATTTAACCGGTTTCCAATTGCGATTATCTCATATACGGATGATCATAAGGTAGATTGGGCTAACTTCAACGCGAAGTCCATATTTGGCGAGAAAATTGCTAAGAAACACCTAAACAAAATTTGCCCTTCGTTATATGAAAAACTCAGTGCGACTGACTATACGGCTGAGATTCATGAGCAAATTTATGATGTTGTTAACTATCATGATAAGCGGTTGTTATACCTTGTAAATGTAACAAGCCGTCAAGCAGCGATTAATGAATTTTATGCTAAACGATTGGCTGTCGGGTATTTAAATATCGATAACTATGAAGATGCCGTTAGTGAATTAAATGAACAAAAGCGTTCAATCTTGAATGGTACGTTAAATACATTTGTTATGGGATGGGCAAAATCAGAGCAGATTTATGCAAAGAGTTACTCGGATGCCAAGTATATGCTGGTACTTGAGTATCAAAAATTATTAGATGTTATGCACAAGAAGTTTGAGGTGCTAAACCGTATAAAACGAATATCCGATAAATTTGATGTAACATTAACATTAAGTATAGGGATTGCATGTAATGAACATAACCCGTATCAAATGAGCGAAAAGGCGCTTGAGATCTTAGATTTAACTCAGAACCGTGGTGGAGACCAAGCGGCTGTGCAAATTGACGATCAAGATATTCGGTTCTTTGGTGGAAAATCAAACATGGTTGAAAAGCGGAATAAGGTTCGTGCACGAGTAGTGGCAACTGAGCTTGATGAGTTAATTGAAGACGCCAGCAATGTTATTGTCATGCCACATAAGATACCAGATACAGATGCCTTCGGAGCAGCGACTGGTGTTTTAAATATTGTAAATCGTAAAGGTAAGGACTGTTTTATAGTCGATGATATAAGAGAACGAGATAAGACGCTAGATAAAGTGTTTAGCTATCTTCAAGAGAATGATAGTAATATTTTAAGAAGCGTGGTTACTCCACAGATTGCAATGGAGATATGTAATAAACATACGTTGTTAATTGTTGTAGATACGCAAAATCCAGATTTAGTCGTTGAACAGAAGTTACTCAGTAAGGCGGGAACGCTTGTTGTAATTGATCATCATAGACGAGGGAAGCGATATATTGAGTCACCGGATTTAATTTATACGGAGACCTATGCATCGTCTACAGCGGAGCTAATTACTGAAATCATTGAGTATTATCCACAGAAAGTTGTGATTCCGGATATAACAGCAACGTGTATGTTGGCAGGAATTGTAGTAGATACCAATAACTTCACCTATCGTACAGGATCGCGAACGTTTGATGCAGCTTCTTATTTAAGAAAACATGGTGCAAATACGTTAGAGGTTCAGACGATGTTACGAGAAAGTTATGAAGAGCATTTAATCCGTGCCGAGTTATTTGAAAAAGTTGAATTAACTCCTTATGATATGGCAATTGTAGTTGCTGAAGATATGGAGGACTTAACAAAAATCAAGCTAGCTCAGACTGCCGATTGGTTATTAATGATCGAGAATGTGAAAGCATCCTTTGTGATTGGTAAGATTGAAGGAAATGTCGTAGGAATCAGTTCACGATCTTTCGGAGAGGTTAATGTTCAATTGATTATGGAGAAATTAGGTGGCGGTGGCCATTTAAATAATGCAGCAACTCAACTAGAGAATATAACACCATTTGAAGCACGTAATTTATTAGTAGCAAAAATTGAAGAATATATTGAGGAGGTTGGCAACAATGAAGGTCATACTACTTAA